From the Pseudarthrobacter sp. MM222 genome, one window contains:
- a CDS encoding ABC transporter substrate-binding protein, translated as MRTRYLLPVLTVVTAMSLSGCVNNSEPASTAAASGTADAVTVKKNDSIAASLPEKIKSAGVLNVGMANNYPPNEFKDENGAPAGWAVDLTKALGDVLGLKVNFDIGTFDNILPSVKAGKDDLGVSSFTDTLEREKQVDFVNYYSAGIQWAAPKGKTVDPENACGLKVAVQATTYQDTHEVPAKSKACTDAGKPAIEIFKYDAQDQATNALTVGQVDAMSADSPVTLYAISKTKDKLQTAGDAFEVAPYGMPVAKDSAFTPVLQKALQALIDDGTYNKILSKWGVESGGVKTATLNVAAKG; from the coding sequence ATGCGCACTCGCTACCTGCTTCCCGTTCTCACCGTAGTCACGGCAATGTCGCTTTCGGGCTGCGTGAACAACAGCGAACCGGCCTCCACCGCGGCAGCGTCCGGAACGGCCGACGCCGTCACCGTGAAAAAGAACGACTCCATCGCGGCGTCGCTTCCCGAGAAGATCAAGTCCGCGGGTGTCCTTAACGTCGGTATGGCCAACAATTACCCGCCCAACGAGTTCAAGGACGAGAACGGTGCACCTGCCGGCTGGGCCGTGGACCTGACCAAGGCCCTGGGCGACGTGCTCGGCCTGAAGGTCAACTTCGACATCGGTACTTTCGACAACATCCTCCCGTCCGTGAAGGCCGGAAAGGACGACCTGGGCGTGTCCTCCTTCACCGACACCCTGGAACGCGAAAAGCAGGTGGATTTCGTGAACTACTACTCCGCCGGAATCCAGTGGGCCGCCCCGAAGGGTAAGACCGTTGACCCCGAGAACGCCTGCGGGCTCAAAGTCGCCGTCCAGGCCACCACCTACCAGGACACGCACGAGGTGCCCGCGAAGTCCAAGGCCTGCACCGACGCCGGAAAGCCGGCCATCGAAATCTTCAAGTACGACGCACAGGACCAGGCGACCAACGCCCTCACCGTTGGGCAGGTCGACGCCATGAGCGCCGACTCGCCGGTGACCCTTTACGCGATCTCCAAGACCAAGGACAAGCTGCAGACCGCCGGCGACGCCTTCGAGGTTGCGCCGTACGGGATGCCCGTGGCCAAGGACAGCGCCTTCACTCCGGTCCTCCAGAAGGCACTCCAGGCGCTGATCGACGACGGCACCTACAACAAGATCCTGTCCAAGTGGGGCGTCGAGTCCGGCGGGGTCAAGACGGCAACACTCAACGTGGCAGCCAAAGGGTAA
- a CDS encoding acylphosphatase translates to MAELQDDDSGERVRLTARADGRVQAVGFRYWTVRKAAELGLTGTVRNNDDGSVGIVAEGPQTAVLEFRRWLRSPAAPGRVTNVEERVSPATGEFKDFDVAY, encoded by the coding sequence ATGGCTGAGTTGCAGGACGACGATTCCGGGGAGCGAGTTCGGCTGACGGCGAGGGCGGACGGCAGGGTGCAGGCCGTCGGCTTCCGGTACTGGACCGTGCGTAAGGCGGCGGAGCTCGGGCTGACCGGCACCGTCCGGAACAACGACGACGGTTCGGTTGGCATCGTGGCGGAGGGACCGCAGACGGCGGTACTTGAGTTCCGGCGATGGCTGCGCTCGCCGGCAGCGCCGGGACGCGTGACCAACGTGGAGGAACGGGTCTCGCCGGCCACCGGAGAGTTCAAGGACTTCGACGTCGCGTATTGA
- a CDS encoding alpha-hydroxy acid oxidase, with protein MKISEARQLIQVKAPVFSRRRRVLANAFNVEEYRQAARKVLPAGIFDYLDGGSEDEVTLRRNRAVFDSWALMPSWGPVSGPDTATTLLGKDSALPLTLTPTGATRLFHPEGELAVAAAADRARIPYGLAGLSTVLMETVAERHPSLDRWFNFGLTSDAKALKAKLARCEAAGFNTLIVGVDTRALGSRERDLHNGFTAPPALTLSTIADIARHPNWWVNFLTSDGISFPNLDPRSAAASSMVTPSMWQHILGHSDATSGWPELEALRQAWSGKIVLKGCVNPADVAKAAGIGVDAVQLSNHGGRQLDHMLSPMDVLQESRQRVGDSVEIYVDSGVRRGSDILKALALGADACSIGRAYLYGLVAAGAPGVERVIEIFADELRRTMTLVGVSSIPELKARGGEIIRDIRHSPEILETTVSLQ; from the coding sequence TTGAAAATTAGCGAAGCCCGGCAGCTCATTCAGGTCAAGGCCCCCGTGTTTTCCCGACGACGGCGCGTGCTCGCCAACGCTTTCAACGTGGAGGAGTACCGGCAAGCAGCGCGGAAGGTATTGCCGGCGGGGATATTTGACTATCTGGACGGCGGATCCGAAGACGAGGTGACGCTCCGCCGCAACCGGGCGGTCTTCGACTCCTGGGCGCTCATGCCCAGCTGGGGTCCTGTGTCCGGGCCGGATACCGCTACCACCCTCCTTGGCAAAGACAGCGCCCTCCCGCTCACCCTGACCCCGACAGGCGCGACCCGGCTGTTCCACCCCGAAGGTGAGCTGGCTGTCGCGGCTGCCGCGGACCGTGCCCGGATCCCCTATGGTCTGGCCGGCCTGAGCACGGTGCTGATGGAGACGGTCGCGGAGCGCCACCCGTCCCTCGACCGCTGGTTCAACTTTGGGCTCACCTCGGACGCGAAAGCGCTGAAGGCGAAGCTGGCGCGCTGCGAGGCGGCCGGGTTCAACACGCTGATAGTCGGCGTCGATACGCGGGCATTGGGTTCGCGGGAACGGGACCTCCACAATGGATTCACCGCCCCGCCGGCGCTGACGCTCTCCACCATCGCGGACATCGCCCGGCATCCAAACTGGTGGGTAAATTTCCTGACCTCGGACGGCATCAGTTTCCCCAACCTGGATCCGCGCAGCGCCGCCGCCTCCTCCATGGTCACCCCGTCCATGTGGCAGCACATCCTGGGCCACTCGGATGCGACCAGTGGATGGCCGGAACTGGAGGCCTTGCGCCAGGCCTGGAGCGGGAAGATCGTGCTCAAGGGCTGTGTTAACCCGGCCGACGTCGCGAAGGCTGCTGGTATTGGTGTGGATGCCGTCCAGTTGAGTAATCATGGCGGCCGCCAGCTGGATCACATGCTGAGCCCGATGGATGTCCTGCAGGAATCCCGGCAGCGGGTGGGTGATTCGGTCGAGATCTACGTGGACTCCGGCGTCCGCCGGGGAAGCGACATCCTCAAGGCCCTGGCGCTTGGAGCCGACGCCTGCTCGATCGGACGGGCCTACCTCTATGGCTTGGTGGCGGCCGGAGCGCCCGGTGTCGAGCGCGTCATCGAGATTTTCGCGGATGAACTCCGGCGTACGATGACGCTAGTAGGAGTTTCCAGTATTCCCGAATTGAAGGCGCGTGGGGGTGAAATTATTCGCGACATCCGTCATTCCCCGGAAATTCTTGAAACGACCGTCTCCCTGCAATAA
- a CDS encoding ABC transporter ATP-binding protein, with translation MDEPRVHISGFRMDFGNTTVIRDLSFDVYAGETFGFLGSNGSGKTTTIRALLGIYEPTAGILHINGREFKPEHGDRLGYLPEERGLYKKEKVIDIMTYFGRLKGVEKRAARRWSLQYLERVALADKAGSLLDKLSSGQQQKVQLGVTIMNRPELLILDEPTKGFDPVNRRLLIEIIAEQKQAGATVVMVTHQMEEVERLCDRVILLKDGTAEAYGTIDEVQNKYGGRIIRVKYSGAIPRSRHYDVVLEETNYAELSITDTTDEAAILKDLIDAGVRVRSFTTTKVSLEDIFIRVYGDQNAPGSSPAAAPPATALVGDEV, from the coding sequence ATGGACGAACCAAGGGTCCACATCAGCGGCTTCCGGATGGACTTCGGGAACACCACGGTGATCCGGGACCTGTCCTTCGACGTTTATGCCGGTGAGACCTTCGGTTTCCTGGGCAGCAACGGCTCCGGGAAGACGACGACGATCCGTGCCCTGCTGGGGATCTACGAGCCCACCGCGGGCATCCTGCACATCAACGGACGCGAATTCAAGCCCGAGCACGGGGACAGGCTGGGCTACCTCCCGGAGGAACGCGGCCTGTACAAGAAGGAAAAGGTCATCGACATCATGACCTACTTCGGCAGGCTCAAGGGCGTGGAGAAGCGCGCGGCCCGCCGGTGGTCCCTGCAGTACCTCGAGCGGGTGGCCCTGGCGGACAAGGCCGGTTCCCTGCTGGACAAGCTCTCCAGCGGCCAGCAGCAGAAGGTCCAGCTCGGTGTGACCATCATGAACCGCCCCGAACTGCTCATCCTGGACGAACCGACCAAGGGGTTCGACCCGGTCAACCGGCGCCTGCTGATCGAGATCATCGCCGAGCAAAAACAGGCCGGCGCAACTGTGGTGATGGTGACCCACCAGATGGAAGAGGTTGAGCGCCTCTGCGACCGCGTGATCCTGCTCAAGGACGGCACCGCCGAAGCCTACGGGACCATCGATGAGGTGCAAAACAAGTACGGCGGCAGGATTATCCGGGTCAAGTACAGCGGTGCCATCCCCCGCTCACGCCACTACGACGTCGTGCTCGAGGAAACCAACTACGCCGAGCTGAGCATCACCGACACCACCGATGAGGCGGCCATCCTCAAGGACCTGATCGACGCCGGCGTGCGGGTGCGCAGTTTCACCACCACCAAGGTCTCCCTCGAGGACATCTTCATCCGGGTCTACGGCGACCAGAACGCCCCCGGCTCCTCCCCCGCAGCCGCGCCGCCCGCCACGGCCCTGGTGGGGGACGAGGTGTAA
- a CDS encoding cupin domain-containing protein, with product MQKISIDALARQQIAAAVAAPSGRAADTVFGGHEKVLRQTVMAFRAGTQLSEHLNPGEATVFVLRGCVRLQAGNESWQGKAGDLLIVPDGLHSLEAEEDSAILMTVGKTDR from the coding sequence ATGCAAAAGATTTCGATCGACGCCCTGGCCCGACAGCAGATCGCGGCAGCTGTGGCGGCTCCGAGCGGGCGGGCCGCCGACACGGTATTCGGCGGCCACGAAAAAGTGCTTCGGCAAACCGTCATGGCGTTCCGGGCGGGAACCCAGCTCAGCGAGCACCTGAATCCCGGTGAGGCCACCGTGTTTGTGCTCCGTGGCTGCGTGCGGCTGCAGGCAGGCAACGAGTCCTGGCAGGGAAAGGCCGGAGACCTCCTGATTGTGCCGGACGGGCTTCACAGCCTGGAAGCAGAGGAGGACTCGGCGATCCTCATGACGGTGGGGAAGACGGACCGCTAG
- a CDS encoding PucR family transcriptional regulator, producing the protein MTAAPAAGHALPTLADVARSAGSEILSLIEMPADSRQLVAGSVLYDSTAPPARFPGAVALAIGLSLSGKRLRAKIRELSEAGYVAVVYKTNGASDESLRAAARETGMALFRASDSVPWHQLAEIMDAAVIPHRQSGRTLVDIRPGDLFDLANTVAAQAGGAIAIADPEQTILAYSTLPDQPIDETRRSSILRLHVPHSVETDRDYRRVHASSNPLNVATEDPLLRRTAIAIRAGDAVLGSLWLLELAEHSNEGADRILREAANVAALHILHKRTTYVSNLTRQIDLVQPLLFEPERAELAAIRLGISAGSVRVAALGIWPADAIAAETLQSRLRLFDTVRTACAIRLPSAVCGLSDNIVYIVLPQTTESSRQFQRTALLKIVQNARRLLARPVLAALGTAAPIDRLAQSRVNAELVLSELVRNVTEGRISADSDDVVADDDSLGSRLQLRRMVSSLTTAGQLPGAIALRIAEYDQQHKKAFEETIHAYLSCGGNAIEAAKSLDVHVNTVRYRLSRVESLFGIDLDDAETRLLVWLQLWARRN; encoded by the coding sequence ATGACGGCCGCTCCGGCGGCGGGGCATGCCCTGCCCACCCTGGCGGACGTGGCCCGCTCGGCCGGTTCGGAAATTCTCAGCCTCATTGAAATGCCGGCCGACAGCCGGCAGCTTGTTGCTGGCTCGGTTCTCTACGACTCGACCGCCCCGCCCGCCAGGTTCCCGGGCGCCGTGGCCCTGGCCATCGGATTGTCGCTGTCCGGCAAGCGTCTGCGCGCGAAGATCCGGGAGCTCAGCGAGGCGGGTTACGTGGCTGTGGTCTACAAGACCAACGGCGCCTCCGATGAATCGCTCCGGGCGGCCGCCCGGGAAACGGGGATGGCCCTCTTCCGGGCGTCAGACTCTGTTCCGTGGCATCAGCTCGCGGAGATCATGGACGCCGCCGTCATCCCGCACCGCCAGTCGGGGCGCACGCTGGTGGACATCCGGCCCGGCGACCTGTTCGATCTGGCAAATACAGTTGCGGCCCAGGCCGGCGGTGCCATCGCGATCGCCGACCCCGAACAGACGATTCTGGCGTACTCAACACTCCCCGACCAGCCCATCGATGAGACCCGCCGGAGTTCCATCCTGCGGCTGCATGTGCCGCATTCCGTGGAAACGGACAGGGATTACCGACGTGTCCACGCCTCCAGTAACCCGTTGAACGTGGCGACGGAGGATCCGCTGCTTCGCCGGACCGCTATCGCCATCCGGGCCGGCGACGCCGTTCTGGGCTCGCTCTGGCTCCTTGAACTCGCGGAGCACTCCAACGAGGGTGCGGACCGGATCCTGCGGGAGGCCGCCAACGTTGCGGCGCTCCACATCCTGCATAAACGAACGACCTATGTCTCAAACCTGACCCGCCAGATAGATCTGGTCCAGCCGCTACTGTTCGAGCCGGAACGCGCCGAGCTTGCCGCCATCAGGCTGGGAATCTCGGCCGGGTCCGTCCGCGTTGCAGCCCTGGGGATCTGGCCCGCCGACGCGATAGCGGCCGAGACCCTGCAATCGCGCCTCCGGCTTTTCGACACCGTCCGGACCGCCTGCGCCATCCGGCTGCCGTCGGCGGTCTGCGGGCTCTCGGACAACATTGTTTATATTGTCCTGCCGCAGACCACCGAGTCCTCACGGCAATTCCAGCGAACCGCGCTCCTGAAAATAGTGCAGAACGCACGGCGGCTTCTCGCGCGCCCGGTCCTGGCGGCGCTCGGTACGGCAGCCCCGATCGACCGCTTGGCGCAGTCCCGAGTCAACGCGGAACTGGTTCTGTCCGAGCTGGTCCGCAACGTCACCGAAGGCCGTATCTCCGCGGATTCGGATGACGTGGTCGCGGACGACGACTCCCTCGGCTCCCGCCTGCAGTTGCGCCGGATGGTGTCCTCCTTGACGACGGCGGGCCAACTGCCCGGCGCCATCGCGCTCAGGATCGCGGAATACGACCAACAGCATAAAAAGGCTTTCGAGGAGACCATCCACGCCTACCTCAGCTGCGGCGGCAACGCGATCGAGGCCGCAAAGTCCCTGGACGTGCACGTCAACACGGTCCGGTACCGCTTGTCGCGGGTGGAATCCCTCTTCGGGATCGACCTGGACGACGCCGAAACGCGTCTGCTCGTATGGCTGCAGCTGTGGGCACGGCGCAATTAG
- a CDS encoding amino acid ABC transporter ATP-binding protein has product MTDMPMVLADRVSKNFGANRVLRGISLEVNAGEVLCIVGPSGSGKSTFLRCINHLERVDAGRLSVDGQLVGYRQKGDKLYELKLKEAALQRQEIGMVFQRFNLFPHLTAVENIILAPMRVKRLSKAAATARARELLERVGLGDKGDHYPAHLSGGQQQRVAIARALAMDPKLMLFDEPTSALDPELVGEVLDVMKELARTGMTMIVVTHEMGFAREVADTLVFMDEGVVVEAGPPRQVLSDPQHDRTKAFLSKVL; this is encoded by the coding sequence ATGACGGACATGCCAATGGTCCTTGCAGACCGGGTTTCGAAGAACTTCGGCGCCAACAGGGTGCTCCGCGGCATCAGTCTGGAGGTCAACGCGGGTGAAGTGCTCTGCATCGTGGGGCCCAGCGGTTCGGGGAAATCCACGTTCCTGCGGTGCATCAACCACCTGGAACGGGTGGATGCGGGGCGGCTCTCGGTCGACGGGCAGCTGGTCGGCTACCGCCAGAAGGGGGACAAGCTCTACGAACTGAAGCTCAAGGAAGCGGCCCTGCAACGCCAGGAAATCGGAATGGTGTTCCAGCGCTTCAACCTGTTCCCGCACCTGACGGCCGTGGAGAACATCATCCTGGCTCCGATGCGGGTGAAGCGGCTGTCCAAGGCCGCCGCCACTGCCCGGGCCAGGGAACTGCTGGAACGTGTGGGCCTGGGCGACAAGGGAGACCACTACCCGGCGCATCTGTCGGGCGGACAGCAGCAGCGCGTGGCGATTGCCCGCGCCCTCGCCATGGACCCGAAGCTGATGCTCTTCGATGAACCGACGAGCGCGCTGGACCCGGAACTGGTGGGTGAGGTCCTCGACGTCATGAAGGAGCTGGCCCGGACCGGCATGACCATGATCGTGGTGACGCACGAGATGGGGTTCGCCCGGGAGGTGGCGGACACGCTGGTCTTCATGGATGAGGGCGTAGTGGTGGAGGCCGGACCACCGCGGCAGGTCCTCAGCGATCCGCAGCATGACCGAACCAAGGCGTTCCTCTCCAAGGTCCTGTGA
- a CDS encoding RecQ family ATP-dependent DNA helicase yields the protein MTKAIEDPAVDSPSTATPPPPAEQKSSAELRRFAAETFDLPHLREGQLAGMAALAAGRDVLAVMPTGYGKSAVYQVAALAIRQREGGTDRPGLAVVVSPLIALQEDQLDSLNTRLGPQTAVAINSHHSAAELEEAWQAAESGSAAFVFLAPEQLAKEATVDRLAALNISLFVVDEAHCVSSWGHDFRPDYLGLGAVHSRLGNPPVAALTATAARPVREEIRKRLQMKDPLVLVHGFDRPNIRLEVIRHQEDKAKRRAVVEQVSALVSGSIRGLVGPGLVYAAKRKDTEKYAEKLVKRGLRAEAYHAGRSKEDRERVYELFMDDQLDVVVATTAFGMGIDKPNVRFVVHADITESLDSYYQEIGRAGRDGEPALAVLHYRSEDLGLRRFFGTHSPDEDSLLTVLSALHRSDGPLSKAALAESTGFSPRRLTGLLNQLQETRGVKVGKRGVKLDAGAKLPKVVAAAVELAEARQRMDHSRIEMVRGYAETDGCRRQYLLGYFGEDLPEGCGNCDSCTDAAASSAGTQEGDGDGAAAEADDSSQLFPLQSGVVHKEWGPGLVMRHEDDVITVLFEQEGYKTLSLPAVVEHGLLSRSRE from the coding sequence ATGACCAAGGCCATTGAAGACCCTGCCGTCGACTCCCCTTCGACCGCCACTCCTCCCCCACCCGCAGAGCAGAAATCCTCCGCCGAACTGCGCCGGTTTGCTGCCGAAACCTTTGACCTGCCGCACCTCCGCGAGGGACAGCTTGCCGGCATGGCCGCGCTCGCCGCGGGCCGTGACGTCCTGGCGGTCATGCCGACCGGCTACGGCAAGTCCGCCGTCTACCAGGTCGCGGCGTTGGCGATCCGCCAGCGGGAGGGCGGCACTGACCGGCCCGGCCTCGCCGTCGTGGTCTCCCCTTTGATCGCCCTGCAGGAAGACCAGCTCGACAGCCTCAACACCCGCCTTGGCCCGCAGACGGCGGTAGCCATCAACTCCCACCACAGCGCCGCCGAGCTGGAGGAAGCCTGGCAGGCCGCGGAGAGCGGCAGCGCCGCCTTCGTCTTCCTCGCCCCGGAACAGCTGGCCAAAGAAGCCACCGTGGACCGGCTCGCGGCCCTCAACATATCGTTGTTCGTCGTTGACGAGGCGCACTGTGTCTCCTCCTGGGGCCACGACTTCAGGCCTGACTACCTCGGGCTGGGCGCCGTCCACAGCAGGCTTGGCAATCCGCCGGTAGCGGCGCTCACCGCAACCGCGGCCCGGCCGGTGCGCGAGGAGATCCGGAAGCGGCTGCAGATGAAGGACCCGCTGGTGCTGGTCCATGGCTTCGACCGGCCCAACATCCGGCTCGAGGTCATCCGACACCAGGAGGACAAGGCCAAGCGCCGGGCCGTCGTCGAACAGGTTTCGGCTCTGGTGTCCGGCTCGATCCGCGGGCTCGTTGGACCCGGTCTTGTCTACGCGGCCAAACGCAAGGACACAGAGAAGTACGCGGAGAAACTGGTCAAACGCGGATTGCGCGCCGAGGCCTATCACGCGGGGCGAAGCAAAGAGGACCGCGAGCGCGTCTACGAGCTGTTCATGGACGACCAGCTGGACGTGGTGGTCGCGACGACGGCCTTCGGCATGGGCATCGACAAGCCCAACGTCCGGTTTGTGGTCCATGCTGACATCACCGAGTCGCTGGACAGCTACTACCAGGAAATCGGCCGCGCCGGCCGCGACGGCGAACCTGCCCTGGCTGTTTTGCATTACCGGTCCGAGGACCTCGGCCTGCGCCGGTTCTTCGGCACCCACAGCCCGGACGAAGACTCGCTGCTGACCGTCCTTTCCGCCCTCCACCGCTCCGACGGCCCGCTGAGCAAGGCCGCTCTGGCGGAGTCAACCGGATTCTCTCCCCGCAGGCTGACCGGCCTGCTCAACCAGCTCCAGGAGACGCGGGGAGTCAAGGTGGGAAAGCGCGGCGTCAAGCTCGACGCCGGCGCGAAGCTGCCTAAGGTGGTGGCCGCCGCCGTCGAACTCGCCGAAGCCCGGCAGCGGATGGACCACTCCCGGATCGAGATGGTGCGCGGCTACGCCGAGACCGACGGCTGCCGCCGCCAGTACCTGCTGGGCTACTTCGGCGAGGACCTTCCCGAGGGCTGTGGCAACTGCGACAGCTGCACCGACGCCGCCGCTTCGTCCGCCGGTACACAGGAGGGCGACGGCGACGGCGCAGCGGCCGAAGCGGACGACAGCTCCCAGCTGTTTCCGCTCCAGTCCGGCGTGGTCCACAAGGAGTGGGGCCCGGGCCTGGTGATGCGGCATGAGGACGATGTCATCACCGTGTTGTTCGAGCAGGAGGGGTACAAGACCCTGTCCCTGCCGGCGGTGGTGGAGCACGGGCTGCTCAGCCGGTCACGGGAGTGA
- a CDS encoding amino acid ABC transporter permease, whose product MSEPKTDRMTGAGPGRSSRAGGGTVEEPTPIVAVPLRHPWRILVAVVLVLMLAVFVLDAAQRPDYGWPEVGKYIFDRRISQAAWVTLSLTVYAMVGAIVLGLLLAIMRLSPNPVLRSVAWLYIWVFRGTPVYVQLVFWGIVALIYPVFTLGIPFMTPWVTIPNEIFTNLFITAVIGLALNEAAYMSEIVRAGLLSVDQGQEEASTALAMSWGQTMRYVVVPQAMKIIIPPTGNEVISMLKTTSLVAAIPLSVDLYGVSRGISAVTFTPVPLLIVASLWYLLFTSALMVGQHFIEKRFSRGTGRLKTGKEPASPEPAPTAVPGTVPGGPLGTDFGGKG is encoded by the coding sequence ATGAGCGAGCCGAAAACCGACAGAATGACCGGGGCCGGGCCCGGCCGTTCGTCCCGGGCGGGCGGCGGGACAGTCGAGGAACCGACGCCGATCGTCGCCGTCCCGCTGCGGCACCCGTGGCGGATCCTGGTGGCCGTGGTCCTGGTCCTGATGCTCGCGGTCTTCGTGCTGGACGCCGCCCAACGTCCGGACTACGGCTGGCCCGAGGTTGGGAAGTACATCTTCGACCGCCGGATCAGCCAGGCAGCCTGGGTGACACTGTCGCTGACGGTCTACGCCATGGTGGGTGCCATCGTTCTGGGCCTGCTGCTGGCCATCATGCGGCTTTCGCCGAACCCGGTGCTGCGGAGTGTGGCCTGGTTGTACATCTGGGTGTTCCGCGGGACCCCGGTTTACGTGCAGCTTGTCTTCTGGGGCATCGTGGCGTTGATCTACCCGGTGTTCACCTTAGGCATCCCGTTCATGACGCCGTGGGTGACCATCCCGAATGAGATCTTCACCAACCTGTTCATCACCGCAGTGATCGGGCTGGCGCTTAATGAGGCCGCCTACATGTCCGAGATTGTGCGCGCGGGGCTGTTGTCCGTGGACCAGGGCCAGGAGGAAGCCTCGACGGCGCTGGCCATGTCCTGGGGACAGACCATGCGGTATGTCGTGGTTCCGCAGGCCATGAAGATCATCATTCCCCCCACCGGCAATGAGGTGATCTCGATGCTCAAGACCACCTCCCTGGTGGCGGCGATTCCCTTGAGCGTTGACCTCTATGGCGTGTCCCGGGGCATCTCCGCCGTGACGTTCACGCCGGTACCGCTGCTGATCGTGGCGTCCCTCTGGTACCTGCTCTTCACGTCCGCCCTGATGGTGGGCCAGCACTTCATTGAAAAGCGGTTCTCCCGGGGAACCGGACGGCTCAAGACCGGCAAAGAACCGGCATCGCCGGAGCCGGCCCCGACGGCGGTTCCGGGCACCGTTCCGGGCGGGCCGCTTGGCACAGACTTTGGAGGAAAGGGATGA
- a CDS encoding YegP family protein, which produces MAGQFEIYTDAESNVRFRLLGADGTVLAISKAYADKRAAADGIMAVRECAGTGLIRETRTNAWGGTGRNRPGVPTPSHRRHPHFPAV; this is translated from the coding sequence ATGGCAGGACAATTCGAGATTTACACCGACGCCGAGTCGAACGTCCGGTTCCGCCTGCTCGGGGCGGACGGTACGGTTTTGGCCATTTCGAAGGCCTACGCAGACAAGCGCGCGGCCGCTGACGGCATCATGGCTGTGCGCGAGTGCGCCGGCACCGGCCTGATCAGGGAGACCCGCACCAACGCCTGGGGCGGGACAGGCAGGAACAGGCCCGGCGTCCCCACCCCCTCGCACCGGCGCCACCCGCACTTCCCCGCAGTGTAG